In Kogia breviceps isolate mKogBre1 chromosome 19, mKogBre1 haplotype 1, whole genome shotgun sequence, a single genomic region encodes these proteins:
- the POLR2A gene encoding DNA-directed RNA polymerase II subunit RPB1 isoform X2 — protein sequence MSVTEGGIKYPETTEGGRPKLGGLMDPRQGVIERTGRCQTCAGNMTECPGHFGHIELAKPVFHVGFLVKTMKVLRCVCFFCSKLLVDSNNPKIKDILAKSKGQPKKRLTHVYDLCKGKNICEGGEEMDNKFGVEQPEGDEDLSKEKGHGGCGRYQPRIRRSGLELYAEWKHVNEDSQEKKILLSPERVHEIFKRISDEECFVLGMEPRYARPEWMIVTVLPVPPLSVRPAVVMQGSARNQDDLTHKLADIVKINNQLRRNEQNGAAAHVIAEDVKLLQFHVATMVDNELPGLPRAMQKSGRPLKSLKQRLKGKEGRVRGNLMGKRVDFSARTVITPDPNLSIDQVGVPRSIAANMTFAEIVTPFNIDRLQELVRRGNSQYPGAKYIIRDNGDRIDLRFHPKPSDLHLQTGYKVERHMCDGDIVIFNRQPTLHKMSMMGHRVRILPWSTFRLNLSVTTPYNADFDGDEMNLHLPQSLETRAEIQELAMVPRMIVTPQSNRPVMGIVQDTLTAVRKFTKRDVFLERGEVMNLLMFLSTWDGKVPQPAILKPRPLWTGKQIFSLIIPGHINCIRTHSTHPDDEDSGPYKHISPGDTKVVVENGELIMGILCKKSLGTSAGSLVHISYLEMGHDITRLFYSNIQTVINNWLLIEGHTIGIGDSIADSKTYQDIQNTIKKAKQDVIEVIEKAHNNELEPTPGNTLRQTFENQVNRILNDARDKTGSSAQKSLSEYNNFKSMVVSGAKGSKINISQVIAVVGQQNVEGKRIPFGFKHRTLPHFIKDDYGPESRGFVENSYLAGLTPTEFFFHAMGGREGLIDTAVKTAETGYIQRRLIKSMESVMVKYDATVRNSINQVVQLRYGEDGLAGESVEFQNLATLKPSNKAFEKKFRFDYTNERALRRTLQEDVVKDVLSNAHIQNELEREFERMREDREVLRVIFPTGDSKVVLPCNLLRMIWNAQKIFHINPRLPSDLHPIKVVEGVKELSKKLVIVNGDDPLSRQAQENATLLFNIHLRSTLCSRRMAEEFRLSGEAFDWLLGEIESKFNQAIAHPGEMVGALAAQSLGEPATQMTLNTFHYAGVSAKNVTLGVPRLKELINISKKPKTPSLTVFLLGQSARDAERAKDILCRLEHTTLRKVTANTAIYYDPNPQSTVVAEDQEWVNVYYEMPDFDVARISPWLLRVELDRKHMTDRKLTMEQIAEKINAGFGDDLNCIFNDDNAEKLVLRIRIMNSDENKMQEEEEVVDKMDDDVFLRCIESNMLTDMTLQGIEQISKVYMHLPQTDNKKKIIITEDGEFKALQEWILETDGVSLMRVLSEKDVDPVRTTSNDIVEIFTVLGIEAVRKALERELYHVISFDGSYVNYRHLALLCDTMTCRGHLMAITRHGVNRQDTGPLMKCSFEETVDVLMEAAAHGESDPMKGVSENIMLGQLAPAGTGCFDLLLDAEKCKYGMEIPTNIPGLGAAGPTGMFFGSAPSPMGGISPAMTPWNQGATPAYGAWSPSVGSGMTPGAAGFSPSAASDASGFSPGYSPAWSPTPGSPGSPGPSSPYIPSPGGAMSPSYSPTSPAYEPRSPGGYTPQSPSYSPTSPSYSPTSPSYSPTSPNYSPTSPSYSPTSPSYSPTSPSYSPTSPSYSPTSPSYSPTSPSYSPTSPSYSPTSPSYSPTSPSYSPTSPSYSPTSPSYSPTSPSYSPTSPSYSPTSPSYSPTSPSYSPTSPNYSPTSPNYTPTSPSYSPTSPSYSPTSPNYTPTSPNYSPTSPSYSPTSPSYSPTSPSYSPSSPRYTPQSPTYTPSSPSYSPSSPSYSPTSPKYTPTSPSYSPSSPEYTPTSPKYSPTSPKYSPTSPKYSPTSPTYSPTTPKYSPTSPTYSPTSPVYTPTSPKYSPTSPTYSPTSPKYSPTSPTYSPTSPKGSTYSPTSPGYSPTSPTYSLTSPAISPDDSDEEN from the exons ATGTCTGTGACAGAGGGCGGCATCAAATACCCAGAGACCACTGAGGGAGGCCGCCCCAAGCTTGGGGGGCTGATGGATCCGAGGCAGGGGGTGATTGAGAGGACTGGCCGCTGCCAAACCTGTGCAG GAAACATGACAGAGTGTCCTGGCCACTTTGGCCACATTGAGCTGGCCAAGCCTGTGTTCCATGTCGGCTTCCTGGTCAAGACAATGAAAGTGCTGCGCTGCGTCTGCTTCTTCTGCTCCAAACTGCTTGTGGACTCt AACAACCCAAAGATCAAGGACATTTTGGCTAAGTCCAAGGGGCAGCCCAAGAAGCGGCTCACACACGTCTATGACCTCTGCAAGGGCAAAAACATCTGCGAGGGCGGGGAGGAGATGGACAACAAGTTCGGCGTGGAGCAGCCTGAGGGCGATGAGGATCTGAGCAAAGAAAAG GGCCATGGCGGCTGTGGACGGTACCAGCCCAGGATCCGGCGCTCTGGCCTGGAGCTGTATGCGGAGTGGAAGCACGTCAACGAGGACTCTCAGGAGAAGAAGATCCTGCTGAGTCCTGAGCGGGTGCACGAGATCTTCAAACGCATCTCGGATGAGGAGTGCTTCGTCCTGGGCATGGAGCCCCGCTACGCCCGGCCCGAGTGGATGATCGTCACCGTGCTGCCTGTGCCCCCGCTCTCCGTGCGGCCCGCCGTTGTGATGCAGGGCTCCGCCCGCAACCAG GATGACCTGACGCACAAACTGGCCGACATCGTGAAGATCAACAATCAGCTTCGGCGCAACGAGCAGAACGGCGCGGCCGCCCACGTCATCGCTGAGGACGTGAAGCTCCTCCAGTTCCACGTGGCCACCATGGTGGACAACGAGCTGCCTGGCTTGCCTCGT GCCATGCAGAAGTCTGGGCGTCCCCTCAAGTCCCTGAAGCAGCGGTTGAAGGGCAAGGAAGGCCGTGTGCGTGGGAACCTGATGGGCAAGCGGGTGGACTTCTCGGCCCGCACTGTCATCACCCCCGACCCCAACCTCTCCATCGACCAGGTTGGCGTGCCTCGCTCCATCGCCGCCAATATGACCTTTGCGGAGATCGTCACCCCCTTCAACATTGACAG ACTTCAGGAACTAGTGCGCAGGGGGAACAGCCAGTACCCAGGGGCTAAGTACATCATCCGGGACAACGGTGATCGCATTGACCTGCGTTTCCACCCCAAGCCCAGTGACCTTCACCTGCAGACTGGCTATAAG GTGGAACGGCACATGTGCGATGGGGACATCGTTATCTTCAACCGGCAGCCGACTTTGCACAAGATGTCCATGATGGGACATCGGGTTCGCATCCTGCCCTGGTCTACTTTTCGCTTGAACCTTAG CGTAACGACTCCGTACAATGCCGATTTTGATGGGGACGAGATGAACTTGCACCTGCCGCAGTCCCTGGAGACGCGGGCTGAGATCCAGGAGCTCGCCATGGTGCCACGCATGATCGTCACCCCCCAGAGCAACCGCCCGGTCATGGGCATCGTGCAGGACACGCTGACCGCAGTGCGCAAATTCACCAAGAGGGACGTTTTCCTGGAGCGG GGGGAGGTGATGAACCTCCTGATGTTCCTGTCCACGTGGGATGGCAAGGTCCCACAGCCAGCCATCCTGAAGCCCCGGCCCCTGTGGACAGGGAAGCAGATCTTCTCCCTCATCATACCTGGCCACATCAACTGTATCCGCACCCACAGCACCCATCCCGACGATGAGGATAGTGGCCCTTACAAGCACATCTCTCCTGGGGACACCAAG GTGGTGGTGGAGAACGGGGAGCTGATCATGGGCATCCTGTGTAAGAAGTCTTTGGGCACATCAGCTGGCTCCCTGGTCCACATCTCTTACCTAGAGATGGGTCATGACATCACCCGCCTCTTCTACTCCAACATTCAGACTGTCATTAACAACTGGCTCCTCATTGAGG GTCATACCATTGGCATTGGGGACTCCATTGCTGATTCTAAGACTTACCAAGACATTCAGAACACTATTAAGAAGGCCAAGCAGGATGTAATAGAG GTCATCGAGAAGGCACATAACAACGAGCTGGAGCCCACCCCGGGGAACACTCTGCGGCAGACCTTTGAGAACCAGGTGAACCGCATTCTCAACGACGCCCGAGACAAGACTGGCTCCTCTGCCCAGAAATCCCTGTCTGAATACAACAACTTTAAGTCAATGGTTGTGTCCGGGGCTAAAGGTTCCAAGATCAACATCTCCCAG GTCATTGCTGTCGTCGGGCAGCAGAACGTGGAGGGCAAGCGGATCCCGTTTGGGTTCAAGCACCGGACTCTGCCTCACTTCATCAAAGATGACTACGGGCCTGAGAGCCGCGGCTTTGTGGAGAACTCCTACCTGGCCGGCCTCACGCCCACCGAGTTCTTCTTCCATGCCATGGGGGGTCGCGAGGGGCTCATTGACACAGCTGTCAAGACTGCCGAGACTG GATACATCCAGCGGCGGCTGATCAAATCCATGGAGTCGGTGATGGTGAAGTACGATGCCACCGTGCGGAACTCCATCAATCAGGTGGTGCAGCTGCGCTACGGCGAAGACGGCCTGGCGGGCGAGAGCGTTGAGTTCCAGAACCTGGCTACCCTCAAGCCTTCCAACAAGGCTTTCGAGAAGAA GTTCCGCTTTGATTATACCAATGAGAGGGCCCTGCGGCGCACCCTGCAGGAGGACGTGGTGAAGGACGTGCTGAGCAACGCACACATTCAGAATGAGCTGGAGCGCGAATTTGAGCGCATGCGTGAGGACCGGGAGGTGCTCAGGGTCATCTTCCCGACTGGTGACAGCAAG gtTGTCCTCCCCTGTAACCTGCTGCGCATGATCTGGAACGCTCAGAAGATCTTCCACATCAACCCTCGCCTCCCCTCTGACCTGCACCCCATCAAGGTGGTAGAGG GTGTCAAGGAGCTGAGCAAGAAGCTGGTGATTGTGAATGGGGACGACCCACTGAGCCGGCAGGCCCAGGAGAACGCCACCCTGCTCTTCAACATCCACCTGCGGTCCACGCTGTGCTCCCGCCGCATGGCCGAGGAGTTTCGGCTCAGCGGAGAGGCCTTCGACTGGCTGCTCGGAGAGATCGAGTCCAAGTTCAACCAAGCCATT GCCCATCCTGGGGAAATGGTGGGAGCTCTGGCTGCACAGTCCCTTGGAGAACCTGCCACCCAGATGACCCTGAACACCTTCCACTATGCTGGTGTGTCCGCCAAGAATGTGACACTGGGTGTGCCCCGGCTTAAGGAGCTCATCAACATTTCCAAGAAGCCAAAGACCCCCTCACTTACTGTCTTCCTGCTGGGCCAGTCTGCTCGAGATGCTGAGAGAGCCAAG GATATTCTGTGCCGCCTGGAACATACAACGTTGAGGAAGGTGACTGCCAACACAGCCATCTACTATGACCCCAACCCCCAGAGCACGGTGGTGGCAGAGGATCAGGAGTGGGTGAATGTCTACTACGAGATGCCCGACTTTGATGTGGCCCGAATCTCCCCCTGGCTTTTGCGGGTGGAGCTGGACCGGAAGCACATGACTGATCGGAAGCTGACCATGGAGCAGATTGCCGAAAAGATCAATGCTG GTTTCGGTGACGACTTGAATTGCATCTTTAACGATGATAATGCAGAGAAGCTGGTGCTCCGTATCCGCATCATGAACAGTGATGAGAACAAGATGCAAGAG GAAGAAGAGGTGGTGGACAAGATGGACGACGACGTCTTCCTGCGCTGCATCGAGTCCAACATGCTGACAGATATGACCCTGCAGGGCATCGAGCAGATCAGCAAG GTGTACATGCACTTGCCGCAGACAGACAACAAGAAGAAGATCATCATCACAGAGGACGGGGAGTTCAAGGCCTTGCAGGAGTGGATCCTGGAGACGGATGGCGTGAGCCTCATGCGGGTGCTGAGCGAGAAGGACGTGGACCCTGTGCGCACCACGTCCAATGACATCGTGGAGATCTTCACG GTGCTGGGCATAGAAGCCGTGCGGAAGGCCCTGGAGCGGGAGCTGTACCACGTCATCTCCTTCGATGGTTCCTACGTCAATTACCGGCACTTGGCTCTTCTGTGTGATACCATGACCTGTCGTGGCCACTTGATGGCCATCACCCGACACGGAGTCAACCGCCAGGATACCGGACCTCTCATGAAGTGCTCCTTTGAGGAAACG GTGGATGTGCTTATGGAAGCAGCTGCACATGGAGAGAGCGACCCCATGAAGGGGGTGTCTGAGAACATCATGCTGGGTCAGCTGGCTCCAGCCGGCACTGGCTGTTTTGACCTCCTGCTCGATGCGGAGAAGTGCAAGTATGGCATGGAGATCCCCACCAACATCCCTGGCTTGGGGGCTGCTGGAC CCACCGGCATGTTCTTCGGCTCGGCCCCCAGTCCCATGGGAGGAATTTCTCCAGCCATGACACCCTGGAACCAGGGTGCAACCCCAGCCTACGGCGCCTGGTCCCCCAGTGTTG GGAGCGGGATGACCCCGGGGGCAGCAGGCTTCTCTCCCAGTGCTGCTTCAGATGCCAGTGGCTTCAGCCCTGGTTACTCCCCGGCCTGGTCTCCCACGCCGGGTTCCCCGGGCTCCCCAGGCCCCTCAAGCCCTTATATCCCCTCACCAG GGGGTGCCATGTCTCCCAGCTACTCCCCGACATCGCCTGCCTACGAGCCCCGCTCCCCTGGGGGCTACACGCCCCAGAGTCCCTCTTACTCGCCCACTTCACCCTCCTACTCCCCTACGTCTCCATCCTATTCTCCAACCAGCCCCAACTACAGCCCCACGTCGCCCAGCTACTCCCCGACCTCGCCCAGCTACTCCCCGACCTCGCCCAGCTACTCGCCCACCTCCCCCAGCTACTCGCCCACCTCCCCCAGCTACTCGCCCACCTCCCCCAGCtactctcccacctcccccagctACTCGCCCACCTCCCCCAGCTACTCGCCCACCTCCCCCAGCTACTCGCCCACCTCCCCCAGCTACTCGCCCACCTCTCCCAGCTACTCGCCCACCTCTCCCAGCTACTCGCCGACATCTCCAAGCTATTCGCCGACATCACCAAGCTACTCACCAACTTCCCCAAGTTACTCGCCCACCAGCCCTAACTATTCTCCAACCAGTCCCAATTACACCCCAACGTCACCGAGCTATAGCCCAACGTCGCCTAGCTACTCACCTACTAGTCCCAACTACACACCAACGAGCCCCAACTACAGCCCAACCTCTCCAAGCTACTCTCCGACTTCACCCAGCTACTCCCCGACCTCACCAAGCTACTCCCCTTCGAGCCCACGATACACACCACAGTCTCCCACGTATACCCCGAGCTCACCCAGCTACAGCCCCAGCTCACCCAGCTACAGCCCAACCTCGCCGAAGTACACCCCAACCAGTCCTTCCTACAGCCCCAGCTCACCGGAGTACACCCCGACCTCTCCCAAGTACTCACCTACCAGCCCGAAATAttctcccacctcccccaagTACTCTCCGACCAGCCCCACGTACTCGCCCACCACTCCAAAATACTCGCCGACGTCTCCTACTTACTCACCAACCTCTCCGGTCTACACCCCAACCTCCCCCAAGTACTCGCCCACCAGCCCCACCTACTCGCCCACCTCCCCCAAGTACTCGCCCACCAGCCCCACCTACTCGCCCACCTCCCCCAAAGGCTCCACCTACTCGCCCACCTCCCCTGGCTACTCGCCCACCAGCCCCACCTATAGCCTCACCAGCCCAGCCATCAGTCCCGATGACAGTGATGAGGAGAACTGA